A window of the Paenibacillus woosongensis genome harbors these coding sequences:
- a CDS encoding SDR family NAD(P)-dependent oxidoreductase — MSLKNQVVVVTGASSGIGALTARMLSERGADVILAARSADKLEKIGAELRGSFKLLTMDVGDDLSVADGFQEILAQYGRVDCLLNNAGYGKFTYCDEMPLAEFSAMMNVNYMGVVRCTKAVLPYMKEARSGRIVNVASLAGKLGTAKSTAYAATKHAVLGFSSALRQEVREYGIKVTTINPGPIDTPFFDLADPTGHYVNNVKGLMLKPERVARAIVAAVEKGPVEVNMPWAFGAGAKLYQLFPRLADMLSYRMLNKK; from the coding sequence ATGTCGTTAAAAAATCAGGTCGTTGTCGTTACGGGAGCTTCAAGCGGAATAGGAGCATTGACGGCCAGAATGCTGTCGGAGCGGGGCGCGGACGTCATCCTGGCAGCTCGCTCGGCCGATAAGCTGGAGAAGATCGGAGCGGAGCTTCGAGGCTCTTTCAAGCTGCTGACGATGGATGTAGGGGACGACCTGTCCGTGGCTGACGGTTTTCAAGAAATTCTCGCACAGTATGGCCGGGTGGACTGCTTGTTGAACAATGCCGGCTACGGCAAATTTACATATTGCGACGAAATGCCGCTTGCAGAATTTTCCGCCATGATGAACGTAAATTACATGGGGGTCGTAAGATGCACCAAGGCCGTGCTTCCTTATATGAAGGAGGCACGCTCCGGACGGATCGTCAACGTCGCTTCCCTTGCGGGCAAGCTGGGCACAGCGAAATCGACAGCCTATGCGGCCACGAAGCATGCCGTCCTGGGCTTCAGCAGCGCGCTTCGTCAGGAGGTCCGGGAATATGGCATTAAAGTAACAACAATCAATCCAGGGCCGATCGACACTCCGTTTTTTGATTTGGCTGACCCTACCGGTCATTATGTGAACAACGTGAAAGGGCTCATGCTTAAGCCGGAACGGGTCGCGAGAGCGATTGTCGCTGCCGTGGAGAAAGGGCCGGTGGAAGTGAATATGCCATGGGCCTTCGGAGCGGGCGCGAAGTTGTATCAGCTGTTTCCACGTCTTGCGGATATGCTGAGCTACCGGATGTTAAATAAGAAATAG
- a CDS encoding chemotaxis protein CheX — protein sequence MKAEVINPFLESARSVIEQVIQVSPSTGNLGVKDIIPKHDHIWIQIGMTGHYSGMVVFGLQETVALRIVSAMMGGFVLTEMDEMGQSAISELGNMISGNASTILSNQGYTVDITPPQVIKTDTAMNDATPRKALCIPLLMDGIGELDIQVMIS from the coding sequence GTGAAAGCGGAAGTGATAAATCCTTTTCTGGAATCCGCACGGTCGGTTATTGAGCAGGTTATTCAGGTTTCACCTTCTACGGGAAACCTTGGAGTCAAGGACATTATTCCAAAGCATGACCATATATGGATACAAATCGGCATGACCGGGCACTACAGCGGCATGGTCGTGTTCGGCCTACAAGAGACAGTCGCTTTGCGGATCGTCTCGGCCATGATGGGCGGATTTGTACTTACTGAAATGGACGAAATGGGTCAAAGTGCGATTTCAGAGCTTGGCAACATGATCAGTGGAAATGCCAGCACGATATTATCAAACCAAGGCTACACCGTCGACATCACTCCTCCTCAAGTCATCAAGACCGACACAGCCATGAATGACGCAACCCCTCGCAAAGCTTTATGTATCCCACTATTGATGGATGGCATCGGAGAACTGGATATTCAAGTCATGATCTCTTAG